Proteins encoded within one genomic window of Tabrizicola piscis:
- a CDS encoding LysR family transcriptional regulator — translation MIDKLEMFIALARERHFGRAAEACGVTQPSLSSAIRQLEDQLGVQLVFRGSRFQGLTPEGQRVLDRALGIVGDVRALKDEMRVVRSGLSGNLRLGVIPTALPMVADLTGPFTARHPNVRVSILSRTSVEILTGIESLELEAGITYLDNEPLGRVSQLPLYTEFYRLLVAKGSDLAGRRQVSWADLATIPLCLLTADMQNRRIVNQHLGDAGVVAAPMIESNSTVALVAHVLTGRWASIVPKRLADMFLLDGRLLSVPIVEPEAEHTVGLIAARRDPQTPVLQALIDEALRQFR, via the coding sequence ATGATCGACAAGCTGGAAATGTTCATCGCTTTGGCGCGGGAACGCCATTTTGGCCGCGCGGCCGAGGCGTGCGGGGTCACGCAGCCATCCCTCTCCAGCGCCATCCGGCAGCTGGAGGATCAGCTTGGCGTTCAGCTGGTGTTTCGCGGCAGCCGGTTTCAGGGCCTGACCCCCGAAGGCCAGCGCGTTCTTGACAGGGCGCTAGGCATAGTCGGCGATGTGCGTGCGCTGAAGGATGAAATGCGGGTGGTCCGGTCGGGCCTGTCTGGCAACCTGCGGCTTGGGGTGATCCCCACGGCCCTGCCGATGGTGGCCGACCTGACTGGCCCCTTCACCGCCCGGCATCCCAATGTCCGCGTGTCGATCCTGTCGCGCACCAGCGTGGAAATCCTTACCGGCATCGAAAGCCTGGAGCTTGAGGCGGGGATCACCTATCTGGACAACGAACCGCTTGGCCGCGTGTCACAACTGCCGCTTTACACCGAATTCTACCGGTTGCTTGTCGCCAAGGGCAGTGATCTTGCCGGTCGGCGTCAGGTCAGCTGGGCGGATCTTGCGACCATTCCTTTGTGCCTTCTGACGGCGGACATGCAGAACCGGCGGATCGTCAACCAGCATCTGGGGGACGCCGGGGTGGTGGCGGCACCGATGATCGAATCGAACTCCACCGTCGCCCTTGTGGCGCATGTGCTGACCGGGCGCTGGGCGTCGATCGTGCCAAAGCGGTTGGCCGACATGTTCCTTCTGGATGGGCGGCTTCTGTCCGTTCCCATTGTGGAGCCCGAGGCGGAACACACCGTCGGCCTGATCGCCGCCCGCCGTGACCCGCAGACGCCGGTCCTGCAAGCCTTGATTGATGAGGCGTTGCGGCAGTTCCGTTGA
- a CDS encoding S49 family peptidase, with translation MKRFIPFLPKPAFVPVIRLSGTIGSGQRGLNDEALAPLIERAFARGKPAAVALQINSPGGSAVQSSLIAARIRRLAVEKKVPVHAFVEDVAASGGYWLACAADDIWVDQSSIIGSIGVIFASFGFPELLARQGVERRVVTAGRSKSFADPFLPQKPEDIDRLKALQTPIHQAFIAHVKSSRGARLDQTADLFNADVWVGQGAVDLGLVDGLGHMVPKLKALYGDKVKLVPYGRKRSLFQRFGLAMVDQTLGAVEDRALWARYGL, from the coding sequence ATGAAACGTTTCATCCCTTTCCTGCCAAAACCCGCCTTTGTCCCGGTCATCCGGCTGTCCGGCACCATCGGGTCCGGCCAACGCGGCCTGAACGACGAAGCCCTCGCCCCGCTGATCGAACGTGCCTTTGCGCGCGGTAAGCCGGCGGCGGTGGCGTTACAGATCAACTCACCCGGCGGGTCGGCGGTACAATCGTCGCTGATCGCGGCGCGGATCCGGCGGCTGGCGGTGGAAAAGAAGGTACCCGTCCATGCCTTTGTCGAGGATGTGGCAGCCTCGGGCGGGTATTGGCTGGCCTGTGCGGCAGATGACATCTGGGTCGACCAAAGCTCGATCATCGGGTCGATCGGGGTGATCTTCGCGTCCTTCGGCTTTCCGGAGCTTCTGGCCCGGCAGGGGGTAGAGCGGCGGGTGGTGACGGCGGGGCGGTCGAAAAGCTTCGCCGACCCGTTCCTGCCGCAGAAGCCTGAGGATATTGATCGTCTGAAGGCCCTGCAGACCCCGATCCATCAGGCCTTCATCGCCCATGTAAAGTCCAGCCGGGGCGCGCGGCTGGACCAGACCGCCGACCTGTTCAATGCCGATGTCTGGGTTGGACAGGGGGCGGTGGACCTTGGGCTGGTGGACGGTCTGGGCCATATGGTGCCAAAGCTGAAGGCGCTTTACGGTGACAAGGTGAAGCTGGTGCCCTATGGCCGCAAGCGCAGCCTGTTCCAGCGGTTTGGCCTCGCGATGGTGGACCAGACGCTTGGCGCGGTAGAGGACCGGGCGCTTTGGGCGCGGTACGGGCTTTAG
- a CDS encoding SDR family oxidoreductase: MTALVTGAGKRLGRAMALYLAGRGHDVAVHYASSQDEAETLATEIRALGRKAQTFKADLLVEADSQALIPDATAALGPLTVLVNNASIFEYDRIDTATRESWDRHIESNLRAPYVLTQAFARQCPTATPDEDGELLAKGLIVNMIDQRILKLTPEFSSYTIAKMGLWALTRTAAQGLAPHVRVNAIGPGPTLQGARQSADHFARQRASTVLGRGANPADICAALGFFLDSPAVTGQFLAIDGGQHLAWQTPDVLGVE; the protein is encoded by the coding sequence ATGACGGCATTGGTGACGGGCGCGGGCAAGCGGCTTGGCCGCGCGATGGCGCTGTATCTGGCGGGGCGCGGGCATGACGTGGCGGTGCACTACGCCTCCTCACAGGACGAAGCTGAAACGCTGGCGACCGAGATCCGCGCCTTGGGACGCAAGGCCCAGACCTTCAAGGCCGATCTCCTTGTCGAGGCTGACAGCCAAGCCCTGATCCCCGACGCAACCGCTGCCCTTGGGCCGCTGACCGTGCTGGTCAACAACGCCTCGATCTTCGAATACGACCGGATCGACACGGCGACGCGGGAAAGCTGGGACCGTCACATCGAATCCAACCTGCGCGCGCCCTATGTTCTGACGCAGGCCTTCGCACGCCAGTGCCCGACGGCCACGCCGGACGAAGACGGCGAACTGCTGGCCAAGGGCCTGATCGTCAACATGATCGACCAGCGCATACTGAAGCTGACGCCCGAGTTTTCCAGCTACACCATCGCCAAGATGGGCCTTTGGGCGCTGACCCGGACGGCGGCACAAGGGCTGGCCCCGCATGTCCGCGTCAATGCCATCGGCCCCGGCCCTACCCTGCAGGGTGCACGCCAATCGGCGGATCACTTCGCCCGCCAACGCGCCAGCACGGTTTTGGGGCGCGGGGCGAACCCGGCGGATATCTGCGCAGCGCTTGGGTTTTTTCTGGATAGCCCGGCCGTCACAGGCCAGTTTCTGGCCATCGACGGCGGCCAGCATCTGGCCTGGCAGACGCCCGACGTGCTTGGGGTAGAATAG